From the genome of Cellvibrio japonicus Ueda107, one region includes:
- a CDS encoding Hsp70 family protein: MAIIGIDLGTTNSSCGIWTPEGVKLIPNRLGDYLTPSVVGLDDSGNLSVGRIAKERLISHSDKTVAVFKRLMGTEHKIKIGNRFFSATELSAIVLRSLKEDAETFLGEPVVEAVISVPAYFNDNQRHATKMAGELAGFKVERLINEPTAAAIAYGLHEKQEGTFLILDMGGGTFDVSILEFFEGVMEVHASAGDNFLGGEDFVDAMVDDLLNQYSINRQSLAPAQLNQLLMQMETAKRRISSKALNPIQITLAGQQIDFQPDEAWFTKVVTPLLLRAKRPIERALNDATMSPQSIDDVVLVGGATRMGVFRSMIGRMFGRLPSCHLDPDCAIAMGAAIQAGLKAKDQALNDIVLTDVCPYTLGTDVVNESNNQGGYFLPIIERNSVVPISVTRRLVTVHDNQAQISVGIYQGENRLVNKNVFLGKVSIDIPKAPAGKEGVDVRYSYDMNGLLEVDVTVISTGKAVNKVIEHSPGALTAEEIEKSRQKLAALKFHPRDQESNRALIARGERLYESSLGEKRQQIAQLLADFDQVLERQNPPEIQKAAAQLETILNRLDNEEWF; the protein is encoded by the coding sequence ATGGCAATTATTGGCATAGACCTAGGCACAACAAACAGCAGCTGTGGCATCTGGACTCCAGAGGGAGTCAAGCTAATCCCCAATCGCCTCGGCGATTACCTGACTCCATCAGTCGTCGGTCTGGATGACAGCGGCAACCTGAGTGTGGGACGCATTGCCAAGGAGCGCCTGATCAGCCATAGCGACAAGACCGTTGCCGTGTTCAAGCGCCTGATGGGGACCGAGCACAAAATCAAAATTGGCAACCGTTTTTTCAGTGCCACCGAACTCTCGGCAATTGTACTGCGCTCGCTGAAAGAAGATGCTGAAACCTTCCTGGGAGAACCGGTCGTCGAAGCGGTCATCAGTGTACCGGCCTATTTCAATGACAACCAACGCCACGCCACTAAAATGGCAGGCGAGCTGGCGGGCTTTAAAGTCGAGCGCCTGATTAATGAACCCACTGCTGCCGCCATCGCCTATGGCTTGCACGAAAAGCAGGAGGGCACTTTCCTGATCCTTGATATGGGCGGCGGCACCTTTGATGTATCTATCCTGGAATTCTTTGAAGGTGTTATGGAAGTGCATGCCAGTGCAGGTGACAACTTCCTCGGCGGGGAGGATTTTGTCGATGCAATGGTCGATGACTTACTGAACCAATACAGTATCAACCGCCAAAGCCTCGCACCTGCACAGCTCAACCAGCTATTGATGCAGATGGAAACCGCCAAACGCCGCATCAGCAGTAAAGCGCTAAACCCCATTCAAATCACCCTGGCAGGCCAACAGATCGACTTCCAGCCGGATGAGGCATGGTTCACCAAGGTGGTGACACCTTTATTACTGCGCGCCAAGCGCCCTATTGAGCGCGCGCTTAACGATGCCACTATGTCACCGCAAAGCATCGATGACGTAGTGCTGGTAGGCGGCGCCACGCGTATGGGTGTATTCCGCTCCATGATTGGACGCATGTTTGGCCGATTGCCCTCCTGCCACCTGGACCCCGATTGTGCCATTGCCATGGGCGCCGCTATCCAGGCGGGCTTGAAGGCCAAAGACCAGGCGCTCAACGATATTGTCCTCACCGATGTCTGTCCCTACACCCTGGGCACCGATGTGGTTAACGAAAGCAATAACCAGGGCGGTTATTTCCTGCCAATCATCGAGCGCAATTCGGTGGTTCCCATCAGCGTGACACGCCGCCTGGTGACGGTGCACGACAACCAGGCACAAATCAGTGTGGGCATTTACCAAGGCGAAAATCGCCTGGTGAACAAAAACGTGTTCCTTGGCAAAGTGTCCATCGATATTCCCAAGGCTCCTGCCGGTAAAGAGGGCGTAGATGTACGCTACTCCTACGATATGAATGGCTTACTGGAAGTGGATGTCACGGTTATCTCCACCGGAAAAGCTGTCAACAAGGTGATTGAACACTCACCCGGCGCACTCACGGCAGAAGAAATTGAAAAGTCGCGCCAGAAACTGGCAGCACTCAAATTCCATCCGCGCGACCAGGAGAGCAACCGCGCGCTCATCGCCCGCGGCGAGCGACTCTACGAGTCCAGCCTGGGAGAAAAACGCCAGCAAATTGCGCAACTGCTGGCCGACTTTGACCAAGTCCTCGAGCGCCAAAACCCGCCGGAAATCCAAAAAGCCGCTGCACAATTGGAGACCATCCTCAATCGCCTGGATAACGAGGAATGGTTTTAA
- a CDS encoding LacI family DNA-binding transcriptional regulator, with protein MKAASEKRTSVEKAPGKTKATIKDVAKLAGVSFKTVSRVINKEASVGPELQEKVMQAVKALNYQPNLSARLLRGAASSIGFIYDNPNSNYVIDMQRGILGECRRQGYELVIHPCDSKAPDIIDEVLNMVDRSQVGGLVLTPPMSEMPEVLSALGKRKIPFVRILSGSQAPDKKSPCIFIDDRTAAYKITQYLIDLGHKAIAFLGGEEAHKSSGERLEGYKAALKANKISMDKKLILPGEYSFESGVKRTRQLLASNLKPTAVFACNDEIAAGTLFAARIQGVDVPQQLSIVGFEDSPFSRQAWPNLTTAQQPNTTIAERATALLIESIRKDGRDVDSEGFYPQLIVRDSTCPAPSKR; from the coding sequence ATGAAAGCAGCGTCTGAAAAAAGAACCAGTGTTGAGAAAGCCCCAGGAAAAACCAAGGCAACCATCAAGGACGTCGCCAAGCTGGCAGGCGTGTCCTTTAAGACCGTATCACGGGTAATCAACAAGGAAGCCAGTGTCGGCCCCGAGTTGCAGGAAAAGGTCATGCAGGCCGTCAAGGCACTCAATTACCAACCCAACCTGTCTGCCCGCTTATTGCGTGGTGCAGCCTCCTCCATCGGCTTTATCTACGACAACCCCAACAGCAACTATGTGATTGACATGCAGCGGGGTATTTTGGGCGAGTGCCGCCGCCAGGGTTATGAGCTGGTCATCCACCCCTGCGATTCCAAAGCGCCGGATATCATCGATGAGGTGCTTAATATGGTGGATCGCAGCCAGGTCGGAGGCCTGGTATTAACCCCCCCCATGTCAGAAATGCCCGAAGTGCTTAGCGCCCTTGGCAAACGTAAAATCCCCTTTGTGCGCATCCTGTCAGGCTCCCAGGCGCCCGACAAGAAATCCCCCTGTATTTTTATTGACGACCGTACCGCCGCTTATAAGATCACCCAATACCTGATTGACCTGGGTCACAAAGCGATTGCGTTCCTCGGTGGTGAGGAGGCGCATAAATCCAGCGGGGAGCGCCTTGAAGGGTATAAAGCCGCGCTCAAAGCGAACAAGATCAGCATGGATAAGAAATTGATATTGCCGGGGGAATATTCCTTCGAGTCCGGGGTAAAGCGTACACGCCAACTGCTGGCCTCTAACCTCAAGCCTACCGCCGTCTTCGCCTGTAACGATGAAATAGCCGCAGGTACCCTGTTTGCAGCCCGTATCCAGGGCGTGGATGTGCCACAACAATTATCGATTGTCGGCTTCGAGGACAGCCCGTTTTCTCGCCAGGCCTGGCCCAACCTGACGACGGCACAGCAGCCCAACACAACCATTGCCGAACGGGCAACGGCCCTGCTGATCGAGTCTATCCGCAAGGATGGCCGCGATGTCGATAGTGAAGGTTTTTATCCGCAACTTATTGTGCGCGACTCCACCTGCCCTGCCCCCAGCAAGCGCTGA
- the motA gene encoding flagellar motor stator protein MotA, protein MNIILGIIVVLGCVIGGFVIHGGNALALMSPIEIMIICGASFGAMIIGNPLSVTINVVKSAGALMTPSKYNKIFYLDMLTLLYDILNKTRREGLMAIEGDIEEPESSPIFANYPEILKDHHIVEFICDYLRIMVAGNMAPHELESLMEQELEGHHQEASIVPGAIQNAADGLPGFGIVAAVLGVVITMGKIGGPPSEIGASVAAALVGTLLGILFAYGFIGPFSSYLNHKVRDESRAFECIKAVLVASMNGVPPQVAVEFGRKVLFHSVRPSFSELEEQYRASKK, encoded by the coding sequence GTGAATATTATTTTGGGGATCATTGTTGTCCTGGGCTGTGTGATTGGTGGTTTTGTCATTCACGGTGGTAATGCCCTGGCGCTGATGTCGCCGATTGAAATTATGATTATTTGTGGTGCATCGTTTGGCGCCATGATTATTGGTAACCCGCTGTCGGTGACGATCAATGTCGTCAAATCAGCGGGGGCGCTGATGACCCCTTCCAAATACAACAAAATCTTCTACCTCGACATGCTCACCCTGCTCTATGACATCCTCAATAAAACCCGCCGCGAAGGTTTAATGGCGATTGAGGGAGATATCGAAGAACCGGAATCCAGTCCTATCTTTGCCAACTACCCGGAAATTCTCAAAGATCACCATATTGTTGAGTTTATTTGTGACTATCTGCGCATTATGGTGGCGGGCAATATGGCTCCCCATGAACTGGAGTCACTCATGGAGCAGGAACTGGAAGGGCATCATCAGGAAGCATCCATTGTGCCCGGGGCTATCCAGAATGCAGCGGACGGTTTGCCGGGTTTCGGCATTGTGGCGGCTGTACTGGGGGTGGTGATTACCATGGGCAAGATTGGCGGCCCGCCTTCAGAGATCGGGGCATCGGTGGCGGCGGCCCTGGTCGGTACGCTTCTGGGGATTCTCTTTGCCTATGGTTTTATCGGACCTTTTTCGAGTTACCTCAATCACAAGGTTCGCGATGAGTCCCGCGCCTTTGAATGCATCAAGGCGGTGCTGGTAGCGTCCATGAACGGTGTGCCGCCCCAGGTTGCTGTGGAGTTTGGCCGCAAGGTGTTATTCCACAGTGTTCGTCCCAGCTTCAGCGAGTTGGAAGAACAGTATCGCGCCAGTAAAAAATAG
- a CDS encoding periplasmic ATP/GTP-binding protein, with protein sequence MNIMHLSRLQLWFLPLFLLAAALVLAISPAARAEHSLTQVWKTEGLAVPESVLYMKDKKEPYLLVSLIDGVPTEVDGKGGIAKLGTDGEVLDAEWITGLNAPKGMGTDGKLLYVADITELVVIDIKKQRVVKKVPVPEAVFLNDVTVSSLGVVYVSDTRTHRVHMYDGKKIHLYLDGVDNANGLFALGNSLVVGSAKQLLIFDANKKPLVLAQGFAENIDGVEMVARGEFVVSCWLGLVYYVYGDGRIQQMLDLREQKINTADLGFDPEQRVVLVPNFFKNSVTAYRLE encoded by the coding sequence ATGAACATCATGCATTTATCACGGTTGCAACTCTGGTTTTTACCCCTGTTTCTACTGGCGGCAGCTTTGGTCCTGGCGATATCACCCGCCGCTCGCGCTGAACATTCACTGACCCAGGTATGGAAGACCGAGGGTTTGGCCGTTCCTGAGTCCGTTCTTTATATGAAGGACAAGAAAGAGCCTTATCTACTGGTTTCCCTGATTGATGGTGTCCCCACCGAAGTTGATGGTAAGGGGGGAATCGCCAAGTTGGGTACGGATGGTGAAGTGCTGGATGCTGAATGGATTACTGGCCTCAATGCCCCCAAGGGCATGGGCACCGATGGCAAATTGCTGTATGTGGCAGATATTACCGAACTGGTGGTTATTGATATCAAAAAACAACGTGTTGTTAAAAAAGTCCCGGTACCTGAGGCGGTATTTCTGAATGATGTGACCGTGAGTTCTTTAGGTGTAGTGTATGTTTCTGATACACGCACACACAGGGTACATATGTATGATGGCAAGAAAATCCATCTGTACCTGGATGGGGTGGATAATGCCAATGGTTTGTTTGCATTGGGCAATAGCCTGGTCGTTGGTTCAGCCAAACAATTGCTGATATTTGATGCAAACAAAAAGCCACTGGTACTGGCGCAAGGCTTTGCTGAAAATATCGACGGCGTGGAAATGGTTGCACGCGGTGAATTCGTGGTGTCTTGCTGGCTGGGGTTGGTTTATTACGTCTACGGCGATGGGCGCATCCAGCAAATGCTGGATCTGCGCGAACAAAAAATCAATACTGCAGACCTTGGGTTCGATCCTGAACAGCGTGTGGTCTTGGTTCCCAATTTCTTTAAGAATTCAGTAACAGCGTATCGCCTGGAGTAA
- a CDS encoding RDD family protein, which produces MNIWEILELEPTSDSRDIKRAYARKLKTTRPDEQPEAFQALHHAYKTALDYAAYQHYQAQQEQPPVTDESPAENTVQASAHVASAEQSSPAGTGSDNIGTQPQPEVPLAEPESSALPPSAGLSSAEGQAETPGEPSLAEEPNPYQIEGERLVALAQALLNTTSELHMPESWEFLMRSPFILDDQFNWRLGLGILQVIQEHNKRNHNKPLILIGSRVLTYLDSIFNWKLNQHHIYRFFEEEEYAPLLAQISETEPLEQSRQAVEGVRGASSIKMAKPVLQPETLYYASPMKRLAALVIDLVGMFFISSLLLSDLARQTGSDNVNNAVLIIPLVLGFFYFWACECSSTQATLGKLIMGLVVTNKHFERMTPFQGFCRSLVFSITALFTYIALIINAMMGDKLIHDRMTKTYVIDMRRSRQS; this is translated from the coding sequence ATGAACATATGGGAAATACTGGAGCTGGAGCCCACCAGTGACAGCCGCGATATCAAACGCGCTTATGCGCGCAAGCTAAAAACAACGCGACCGGATGAACAACCAGAGGCCTTTCAGGCGTTACACCACGCCTATAAAACGGCATTGGACTACGCTGCCTACCAGCATTACCAAGCACAGCAAGAGCAACCACCGGTAACAGACGAATCTCCCGCAGAAAACACCGTCCAGGCCTCCGCTCACGTCGCCTCAGCAGAACAGAGCAGCCCCGCAGGCACAGGTTCTGACAACATTGGCACACAACCACAACCGGAAGTCCCGCTGGCTGAACCCGAGTCAAGCGCGCTGCCACCATCGGCAGGGTTATCATCGGCGGAAGGCCAGGCCGAAACACCTGGCGAGCCATCCCTGGCGGAAGAGCCCAACCCCTACCAAATAGAAGGCGAACGTTTGGTAGCACTGGCCCAGGCATTGCTCAATACCACCAGCGAGTTGCATATGCCTGAATCCTGGGAGTTTTTGATGCGCTCCCCGTTTATCCTCGACGATCAATTCAATTGGCGTTTGGGCCTGGGCATCTTGCAAGTCATCCAGGAACACAACAAACGCAACCATAATAAGCCGCTGATCCTGATTGGCTCACGCGTACTCACCTACCTGGACAGCATCTTTAACTGGAAGCTTAACCAGCATCATATTTATCGTTTCTTCGAGGAGGAGGAATACGCTCCATTACTCGCGCAAATCAGTGAAACTGAGCCATTGGAGCAATCCCGGCAGGCAGTGGAAGGTGTACGCGGTGCCAGCAGCATCAAAATGGCTAAACCGGTTCTGCAACCGGAAACCCTTTACTACGCCAGCCCGATGAAACGCCTTGCGGCCCTGGTTATTGATCTGGTGGGTATGTTTTTTATCTCATCGCTCCTGCTCAGTGACCTGGCGCGACAAACCGGTAGTGATAACGTTAATAATGCTGTGCTTATCATTCCCCTCGTGCTTGGATTTTTTTATTTCTGGGCATGTGAGTGTTCATCAACCCAGGCAACCCTGGGCAAATTGATTATGGGCCTGGTTGTCACCAACAAACACTTTGAGCGCATGACACCCTTCCAGGGGTTCTGTCGCAGCCTGGTATTCAGTATCACTGCCCTGTTTACCTATATTGCACTCATCATTAACGCCATGATGGGCGATAAGCTGATACATGACCGCATGACCAAAACCTATGTGATTGATATGCGCCGTTCGCGCCAGTCCTGA
- a CDS encoding DUF1244 domain-containing protein — MNIKELPDTTQQTLEAAVFRRLLEHLDARKDVQNIDLMNLAGFCRNCLSKWYVAAAKDQGIDIDYEDARERVYGIPYSEWKAQYQQEASAEQLAAFARQSPDKHS; from the coding sequence ATGAACATTAAAGAACTACCGGATACCACCCAACAAACCCTGGAAGCCGCTGTGTTCCGCCGCCTGCTGGAACACCTGGACGCTCGCAAGGATGTACAGAATATTGACTTAATGAACCTTGCCGGATTTTGTCGCAACTGCTTAAGTAAATGGTATGTCGCTGCCGCAAAAGACCAGGGCATTGATATTGACTATGAAGATGCACGCGAGCGTGTTTATGGTATCCCCTACAGTGAATGGAAAGCCCAATACCAACAGGAAGCCAGTGCCGAACAACTGGCGGCCTTTGCCAGGCAGTCGCCAGACAAGCATTCTTGA
- the nagA gene encoding N-acetylglucosamine-6-phosphate deacetylase, protein MKHALVGARLFDGEVFIDGHALVIHNGLIEQQLPINQLDTSIERIDLQGGVLAPGFIDLQVNGGGGAFFTNDTSLSALQNMLDGHRPTGTTSMLPTLISDTRAVHQAGVDAVARAISAGMQGILGVHVEGPFFDLARRGAHNERYIRTMEAADIEWLSESRPFKVMLTLAPEHALPGQIKALSDAGVVVCAGHTDAHYEQVVDAISEGLAGFTHLYNAMRPTTGREPGVVGAALDSANTWCGIIIDTYHVHAASARVAYAAKPRGKVYLVTDAMSTVGSTEKSFQIYGETIYEKEGCLVNAEGRLAGSAIGMIDAVRLNTRWVGMDLAESLRMASLYPAQFMQVDSYLGRIAPGFRADLVHFTDDFQVTSTWVAGDYRQHA, encoded by the coding sequence ATGAAACACGCACTGGTAGGTGCACGCTTGTTTGATGGTGAAGTGTTTATCGATGGGCATGCACTGGTTATCCATAATGGTTTGATAGAACAGCAGTTGCCAATCAACCAGTTGGATACTTCAATCGAGCGTATCGATTTGCAGGGGGGAGTGCTGGCCCCCGGTTTTATTGATCTGCAAGTGAATGGTGGTGGCGGTGCTTTTTTTACTAACGACACCAGTTTATCCGCCTTACAAAACATGCTGGACGGCCATCGCCCAACAGGCACTACTTCCATGTTGCCGACCCTGATTAGCGACACCCGCGCTGTGCATCAAGCCGGTGTCGATGCCGTGGCTCGTGCAATATCAGCGGGAATGCAGGGTATTTTGGGGGTACATGTGGAGGGCCCGTTTTTTGATTTAGCCCGCCGTGGCGCACATAACGAGCGCTATATCCGTACCATGGAAGCGGCTGATATTGAATGGCTCAGTGAGTCCCGGCCTTTCAAGGTCATGCTGACCCTCGCACCTGAGCATGCCTTGCCCGGACAAATCAAAGCCTTGAGTGATGCCGGTGTTGTGGTTTGTGCCGGCCATACCGATGCGCACTATGAGCAAGTAGTGGATGCCATTAGTGAAGGGCTTGCGGGTTTTACCCATTTGTACAATGCCATGCGCCCAACCACGGGACGTGAACCCGGGGTAGTGGGTGCGGCGTTGGATTCTGCCAATACCTGGTGCGGCATTATTATCGATACCTATCATGTGCACGCTGCATCGGCACGTGTTGCCTATGCCGCTAAACCGCGCGGCAAGGTGTATCTGGTGACCGATGCCATGTCCACTGTCGGCTCGACAGAAAAATCCTTCCAGATTTACGGCGAAACCATTTATGAAAAAGAGGGCTGCCTGGTCAATGCCGAAGGACGCCTGGCGGGCAGCGCCATTGGCATGATTGACGCTGTGCGCCTTAATACCCGATGGGTGGGTATGGATTTGGCAGAAAGCTTGCGTATGGCGTCGCTCTATCCCGCGCAATTTATGCAAGTCGATTCTTACCTGGGGCGTATAGCGCCGGGATTCCGTGCGGACCTGGTCCACTTTACCGATGATTTCCAGGTGACGTCTACCTGGGTTGCCGGTGACTACCGTCAACATGCGTGA
- the motB gene encoding flagellar motor protein MotB, translated as MERGAQPLIIKKRKGRGHGHHGSSWKVALADFMTAMMAFFLLMWLLGGTTEEEKKAISQYFQDPGSQYVIGEGGADLGLINQDRPIQQSQAEQDTMETANTQEFTQDDQEVTEDKIKREMERIENEQLQELKEQLETEINQLDSVFQQIKDQILIDFTALGLRIQIVDKDQRPMFDVGSANLKTYSKEVLQALAPILDKVPNKISITGHTDATPYGANATYTNWELSADRANAARRAMLEGSYPENKVATVQGMGSVAPLLVDKPLEPINRRIAIIVLKKAVADALGSGAGISSDQLLRAPDAQLPARQPTPPPQFMSPTQIDDAIDASSSSP; from the coding sequence ATGGAAAGGGGTGCGCAACCGCTCATTATCAAAAAGAGAAAAGGCCGTGGCCATGGTCATCACGGTAGCTCCTGGAAGGTGGCCCTGGCGGACTTTATGACTGCCATGATGGCCTTCTTCCTGCTTATGTGGTTGCTGGGAGGTACGACGGAGGAGGAGAAAAAGGCGATTTCACAATACTTCCAGGATCCGGGTAGCCAGTATGTGATTGGTGAGGGCGGTGCTGACTTGGGACTGATTAATCAGGATAGGCCCATACAGCAATCCCAGGCCGAACAGGACACGATGGAAACAGCCAATACCCAGGAGTTTACCCAGGATGATCAGGAGGTTACCGAAGACAAGATCAAGCGCGAGATGGAGCGTATCGAGAATGAACAGCTGCAAGAGTTGAAAGAGCAGCTAGAGACGGAAATCAATCAACTGGATTCGGTATTCCAGCAGATCAAAGATCAAATCCTGATTGATTTTACGGCCTTGGGCTTGCGCATCCAGATTGTGGATAAAGATCAGCGACCCATGTTCGATGTGGGCAGCGCCAATCTCAAGACCTACTCCAAGGAAGTCTTGCAGGCCCTGGCGCCTATCCTTGATAAAGTGCCCAACAAAATTAGTATTACCGGCCATACAGATGCAACGCCCTATGGCGCCAATGCAACCTACACCAATTGGGAACTTTCGGCGGATCGCGCCAATGCAGCGCGGCGTGCAATGCTTGAGGGCTCCTACCCGGAAAATAAGGTGGCGACAGTGCAGGGCATGGGATCCGTTGCCCCTCTGCTGGTGGATAAGCCGCTTGAACCTATCAACCGCCGTATTGCGATTATTGTGCTGAAAAAAGCGGTTGCCGATGCGCTGGGTTCCGGTGCAGGTATCAGCAGTGATCAATTGCTCCGCGCACCCGATGCTCAACTGCCGGCACGACAACCGACACCGCCGCCGCAGTTTATGTCGCCGACCCAGATCGATGATGCTATCGATGCATCCAGTTCCTCGCCATAA
- the nagB gene encoding glucosamine-6-phosphate deaminase yields the protein MKVVILNDAAAVARYGADLFIRQIHKKPDSVLGLATGSTPVALYKELILAYREGRVTFKQVSSFNLDEYLGLDAAHPQSYRYFMNEQLFNHIDIDKAHTLVPPGDAADPIAACALYEKAIAQRGGIDVQLLGIGRNGHIGFNEPSSSLMSRTRVKTLTRATIDDNARFFAPDEYQPHLSITMGIGTILESKKVVLLATGENKADAIKATVEGPLTAACPASALQLHEQAVLIIDEAAASKLSDVEFYKHIERENQKLLDRLGY from the coding sequence ATGAAAGTTGTTATTCTCAATGATGCTGCTGCCGTAGCACGCTATGGTGCAGATTTGTTTATCCGGCAAATCCACAAAAAACCGGATTCGGTATTGGGCCTGGCAACAGGGTCTACACCGGTAGCACTTTATAAGGAACTGATCCTGGCCTATCGCGAAGGGCGCGTGACCTTTAAGCAGGTAAGCAGTTTTAACCTGGATGAATATTTGGGGCTGGATGCTGCCCATCCCCAAAGTTATCGCTACTTTATGAATGAGCAATTGTTCAACCACATTGATATTGATAAGGCTCACACCCTGGTGCCACCGGGGGATGCCGCTGACCCTATTGCCGCCTGTGCGCTCTATGAAAAAGCCATTGCCCAACGGGGAGGGATTGATGTGCAATTGTTGGGTATTGGCCGCAATGGGCACATAGGTTTTAACGAGCCATCGTCATCCTTAATGTCCCGCACCCGGGTAAAAACACTGACCCGTGCGACCATCGACGATAACGCCCGTTTTTTTGCACCGGATGAATACCAGCCGCACCTTTCAATCACTATGGGAATCGGTACGATTCTCGAATCGAAGAAAGTGGTGTTATTAGCCACTGGGGAAAATAAAGCTGATGCGATCAAAGCTACTGTTGAAGGGCCTTTGACCGCTGCTTGTCCGGCCTCTGCGTTGCAATTGCATGAGCAGGCAGTGCTGATTATTGACGAAGCGGCTGCATCCAAATTATCGGATGTGGAGTTTTACAAGCACATCGAGCGCGAAAACCAAAAGCTGTTGGATCGGCTCGGTTATTAA
- a CDS encoding acyltransferase family protein — translation MVKQRFLALDVMRGLTLALMILVNTPGSWSHVYGPLLHADWHGVTPTDFVFPFFLFIVGSAMYFSVRGLAQLSLSQQLRKVGRRVLLLFVMGILLAAYPFTADVHDWRIMGVLQRIALAYGVAALIVLYAGFNARLLMAAGLLLGYWILLALAGSDPYSLEHNLVRQLDITLLGESHLWQGKGLAFDPEGLLSTLPAVVNVLAGFEATRVLLASDNKPQAIRTLLIAALGLVLLALLWNLWMPINKSLWTSPFVLLTSGIAIAFLMLLIRLEQVTSPLVSSWLQPLYQGFAIIGKNPLFIYCLSFVWATSMYLIPVGDTTLYGAIYEFFKRFADPYLASLLFALLQVAIFWFIAWVLHKRNIVISL, via the coding sequence ATGGTAAAGCAGCGCTTCCTGGCCCTGGATGTCATGCGTGGTTTAACGCTTGCACTCATGATTCTGGTAAACACGCCAGGTTCCTGGAGCCATGTCTATGGGCCTTTACTCCATGCGGATTGGCATGGTGTCACCCCCACGGATTTCGTCTTCCCTTTCTTCCTGTTTATTGTTGGCTCGGCAATGTACTTTTCGGTGCGTGGCCTGGCGCAATTAAGCTTGTCCCAACAATTGCGCAAAGTGGGGCGTCGCGTCCTGCTGTTATTCGTGATGGGTATTTTATTGGCGGCTTATCCATTCACGGCGGATGTACATGATTGGCGCATTATGGGCGTATTACAGCGCATTGCGTTGGCCTATGGTGTTGCTGCCTTGATTGTTCTCTATGCGGGTTTCAATGCTCGCCTGTTAATGGCTGCCGGTTTGTTGCTGGGTTATTGGATATTGCTGGCCTTGGCGGGCAGTGACCCCTATAGCCTTGAGCACAACCTGGTTCGCCAGTTGGATATTACCTTGCTGGGCGAGTCCCACCTGTGGCAAGGCAAGGGCCTGGCGTTTGATCCGGAGGGGTTGCTGAGTACCTTGCCTGCCGTAGTCAATGTGCTGGCAGGGTTTGAAGCAACCCGTGTGCTCCTGGCGAGTGACAATAAACCGCAGGCGATTCGGACATTATTAATAGCCGCGCTGGGCCTGGTATTGCTGGCACTCTTGTGGAACCTGTGGATGCCCATTAACAAGTCCCTGTGGACCAGTCCTTTTGTGCTGTTAACATCGGGTATTGCGATTGCGTTTTTGATGTTGCTGATTCGCCTTGAGCAGGTAACAAGTCCGCTGGTATCGAGTTGGCTGCAACCGCTGTATCAAGGCTTTGCAATCATTGGAAAAAACCCACTGTTTATTTATTGCCTATCGTTTGTATGGGCCACCAGTATGTATTTGATTCCGGTGGGCGATACCACACTTTATGGTGCAATCTACGAATTTTTTAAACGCTTTGCCGATCCTTACCTTGCCTCGCTGTTGTTTGCGTTGTTGCAGGTGGCAATTTTCTGGTTCATTGCCTGGGTATTGCATAAGCGCAATATTGTGATCAGTCTCTAG